The Urbifossiella limnaea nucleotide sequence CACCGTCTACGCCTTCACCGCCCCGAGTTTGTTGCGGGTGAATGCCGCGTTAAGCGTGTCCGTCATCATGCACTCGTAGTCCTGGAGCTGCGCCACCACCTGGCCGTCGGCGTCGAGGTAGTCGATGTCCGCCCGCGCGAACGTGCCGTTGTCGCGCGTCACCCGGGCCACCACCGTCACCGGGCCGTCGGGGAAGTGGCGGCGGAACTGGCGGTACCGGCCGGCGAAGTTCGGCAGGCTCGCCGCCCCGTGCTGGTGCCGGCTCCACAGGATCATCAGCTGGAAGCTCGCGTCGAGCACCAGCGGGTCGGCCACCCACTGGCTCCGCAGCGGGTACGTCAGCCAGTCGGCGGGCGGCGGGGCCGTCGTCGCGGCACCCGTGATCGCCAGCTCGGCCACGCCGTCCACGCGCTCGATGCCGTGCAGGTCGGGGCCGTGGAACAGCAGGTCGCGGTACACGTCGGCCATCGGGTGCGGGTACGGCGCCACCGCCGGCGGGCGGTCGGCGGCCGGCGGCTTCGGAAGCGCCGACACCAGGATCACCTCGGCCCGCGACTTGATGACCTCGCGGCCGTCCTTCTTCTTCCCGCGCAGCTCGACCGGCACCAGGAATAGCTTGTCCTGCCGTGCCGCCTTGCCGGCGTAGGCACGGACGGCGAGCGAGTCCCCGGGGTCGAGCTTCACCCCGGCGGTAATGCGCAAGTCGTTGAACCCGTGAAACACGAGCCCGGGGTGGCCGTGCAGTGCGGCGTGGGCCAGGAACTCCAGGTGCAGCGCCATCGGCAGCACGGCCCGGCCGTCGAGCACGTGCGACCGCAGCACCGGGTGTGTGTCCACGTCGAGGGCCCGCTCGAACGCCAGCGCCAGGTCGGGGTTCGGCACGGCAGAGTGGGTGCCGGAGCCGGGCGGCGCCGGGGTGGCCGTGCCGAACCCCGCCGGCACCGGAACTGTGCCCGACCCGCCGGCGCGAGCCTTCCCCATCGCCAGCACTTCCACGGCACGCCCGGCCGCGGACAACTCGTTCACCAGGAACGTCGCCCCGTCGGCGAGGGGAATCAGCCCGACGCCCTCGGCCTCGAACTGCCTCCGCAGGCCGGGCGTCACCATGCCGCCCTCCCACGGCCCCCAGTTCACGCACACCACGCGGCACCCCGGCCGGCGGCGGGCCTCCACCTGCGCCGTCTTGTTCAGCACCTCGTTCGCGCAGGCGTAGGCCAACTGCCCGGTACGGCCGAACCGCCCGGTCATCGAGCCGAACAGCACCAGCGCCTTCAAGTCTTCGTGGGCCAGCAGGTCGAGCAGGTTCCGCAGGCCGTCCACCTTCGTGCGGTAGACGCGGTCGAAGTCGTCGCCGGTCAGGTCTTCGATGCGGCGGTCGGCGAGGACGCCGGCGCCGTGGACGACGGCCGAGACCGGGCGGTACTTCGACCGCACCTTCAGGAGCAGGTCGGCGACGGCGCGCTCGTCCCCGGCGTCGACGGCGAAGTACTCCGCCTTCGCGCCGGCCGTTTCGATCCGGGCCAGCGTGCGGCGGATCTCGCGCTGGGCGGTCACCTTGCCGTACTGCTCGCCGATCTGCTTCGGGCCGGCGTCGGGGCCGAGCCTTGCGGCCAGCGCCTTCTTGATGTCGGCCTCGGCAGTCAGCCCGACGAGCCAGTCCGGCTCGGCACTCGGCGGCGGCGTGCGGCCGGTGAGGATCAGCGTCGAACCGAACGTCTCGGCGAGGGCAACGGCGGCCTCGGCGGTCACGCCGCGGCCGCCGCCGGTGACGAGGATCACGTCCTTCGGCCCGAGACCGACCGGCTGTCCGCCGGCGCGGCGGACGGTGCGGGCGAGTTCAACGGTCCCGCGGTGTGTCGCGGTGACGCCGACTTCGAGCGGGCCGGCGGCGAGGATTTCCTCCGCCAGTGCCGCGGCTGCGGACGGGCCGTCGAACGCCGGGTCCAGGTCGATGGCCTTGCAGTTCACCTCGGGCCACTCGTGCCGGGCCGTTTTGACCAGCCCGGCGAAGCCCCCGGCCGCGGGGTCGGTGTCCGGGGACAGGTGGTTGAGGCCGAACGCGCCGTCGAGCCGGGCGACCGTTACGAAGACGGCCCCGCCGCTCTGCCGGCCCGTCTGCCGGAGCCGCCCGCCGACGGCGTGGAGCCAGTCGAACGCCCGGCGGTTGAGCGTGTTGTCCGGCCACGGCGTCGGCGGGGCGAGGAGCACGAGCCCGGCCAGCGGCGCGGCCGGCTTGTTGGTGCCGGGGCCGGACCAGCCCATGACCCGCGCCGCGAACCCGGCCGCCGCCAGCCGTTCGGCCACGCCGTCGGTCAGGGCGTCCGGCTCGCCGACGACCCACACCTCGGCCCCGGCCGGGACCGGCACGCGCGACCGCGGCGTGGCCGTGTCCAGGTCCACGAGTTGCAGGATGCTGCGGTCCACCTTCTCGGTCGAACCGGCGGACTGACGCGGCGAGTCGGTGCGGCCGTTGGCGGGGGCGGCGGCCGGGTGGATGTGCGTCACCTGCTCCGTCAGCGGTGCAGAGAGTTCGGTCGGCGGCGCCGCTAGCACCGGCGTGCGGAACGTGGACGGCCCGCCGTCCGTCGCCGGCACGATCGGCATCCGCGCCGTAACGGGGGCTTCGGGCACGGGGAACGACTTGCGACCGCCGAGGAAGTTGGCCAGGTCTTGCAGCGTGTGCAGCGTGCCGAGGTGCTCGGGCTTCACGGCCGGGGCGTCGGGCAGCTTCTCCTGCAGGGCCGACAGGATTTCCACACGCTTGATCGAATCCACACCCAGGTCGGTGTCGAGGCTCTGCGTGAGGTCGAGACTCACGACGGGGTACCCGGTCTTCTCCGCGACCACCTCCAGCAGCACGCGCGTGACGTCGGCGGCGGGGTCGGCCGGCTTCTCAGGTTCGGCCTGAACGATCAACGGCAACTTCTCGGGGCCGACCGGGACGGTGCGGGTCAAGTCGTCATCGCCGACGGGCGCGACGGCGGTGCCACCGCCGAGGAAGTCGGCCACGTCCTTGAGCGTGTGCAGCGTGCCGAGGTGCTCGGGCTTCACGGCCGGGGCGTCGGGCAGCTTCTCCTGCAGGGCCGACAGGATTTCCACACGCTTGATCGAATCCACGCCCAGGTCGGTGTCGAGCCCCTGCGACAGGTCGAGGCTGCCGACGGGGTAGCCGGTCTTCTCCGCGACCACCTCGAGAAGCGTTCGCTCGATTCGGTCCCGGTTGCCGGTCGGCTTCGGCGCCGCCGGCACGACCGGGTTCGGGACCGGCGCGGGCCGGGGAACGGGCGCGGCGACCGGAGCCGGCGGCGCGTACGCGACCAGCGGCGGGAGCGGCGGCAGCACAACCGGCGGCGGGAGCGGCGGCAGCGCCACGCCCGCACCGATGCTCCCCATCAGCAACGCCTGCTGCTGCTCCACCAGCGCCTGGAGCGTACGCTGTGCCGCCTCTTGCGACTCGAGAAACTGCCGGTGCAGCGACGCGGCCTGCTCCTGCATCCGCTGGAGTGCGGCGAGGCTCTGCTGCGTCGCGGACAGCGCCTGAGCGAGGGCGGTGGGGTCGGTCATCGCGGAGCCCCGGGCGGGGGTGGGAGACGGTTTCGGCTTGCCGTTCACGTGTGGCGTCGGCCGCGGCGGCAGGGCGGGGCGCGGGTTTATGTGGTTCGCCCCGGTCAGCGGGACGATCAGGCCGGGCTTCGAGTCCGGGGCCGGCGGCCGGCAGCGGCTGCCGGCTTCCCACTCGGTCAGCCGCACGGCCACGCCGCGCGCCGCGAGGCGGGCGAGCGTATTCCCGAAGTCTAGCACGCCGGGCCGCTTCCCCCCAGTAGCATCGACCGCGAACACGTCCGCGTCGCCCACGCCGGCGTCGGCCAGCGTCGCCTCGACGAGCCGCGTCAGCACCGCCCCGGGGCCGACCTCGACGAACGTCCGCACCCCGGCCGCGGCCAGTGCCTTTACTTCGTCCACGAACGCGACGGGATTCGCCAGTTGGTTCGCCAGCAAGTCCTTCGCGGCGGCCGCGTCGGCGGGGTACGGCGCGGCCGTCGTGTTGGCGAACACCGGGGCCGCGCCCGCGGCGAGCTCCACGGCGTTCAGTGCCTCCCTCAGCGGACCGGCGGCGTCGGCGACGAACGCGCTGTGGAACGCCGCGGCGACCGGCAGCCGGGCGCACTTCACGCGCGCGGCCGCGAACGCCCCCGCGGCCCGCTCGATCTCGGCGGTGCCGCCCGAGAGTACCGTTTGTGCCGGGGCGTTGCGGTTGGCGACGACGACGTTCAGGCTCTCGCGGCGGATC carries:
- a CDS encoding type I polyketide synthase — translated: MNTATGNTPLAIVGIGCLFPKAAGPGAFWANVKNGVDGITEIPASHWNPDDYFDPDPKTPDMTYARRGGFLDAVPFRPMDFGIPPRDVEATDTSQLLGLVAARQALTDAGLGNASKRLERVSVILGVTGTLELVIPLGARLGHPKWKRAMKDAGVPDDAAADAAARIAASYVPWQENSFPGLLGNVVAGRIANKLDLGGTNCVVDAACASSLSAVHLAALELQAGRSDVVVTGGIDTFNDIFMYMCFSKTPALSPTGDAKPFDADGDGTILGEGLGVVVLKRLADAERDGDTIYAVLKGIGSSSDGKGNAIYAPSAEGQRRCLRTAYSIAGVDPGTVELVEAHGTGTKVGDTVEATALVEVFGGDTSKPRPWCAVGSVKSQIGHTKAAAGAASLVKAALALYHKVLPPTLKVKQPVEPFRAADSPFYVNTVARPWLPRAEHPRRAGLSAFGFGGSNFHAVLEEYRPAKAAPDWDGGVEVVALGAATPAELAAKVESLPTEWDDFARAAEASRAAFDTSADCRLAFAAHRTRTELSKVLGAVAAKLRGEPNAASWHTPDGVHYGRGAAPGAVAVLFPGQGSQQVGMLRDLACLFPEVLESLAAANDAVPATAGVRLTDRVYPPSRFDATAAKADDDSLRDTRSAQPAIGAVSWGAWRVLSERFGLKPAAFAGHSYGELVALAAAGRLSAADLFTLSRLRGELMAKGRDGDAGAMLAVFAPAADIDAVIRRESLNVVVANRNAPAQTVLSGGTAEIERAAGAFAAARVKCARLPVAAAFHSAFVADAAGPLREALNAVELAAGAAPVFANTTAAPYPADAAAAKDLLANQLANPVAFVDEVKALAAAGVRTFVEVGPGAVLTRLVEATLADAGVGDADVFAVDATGGKRPGVLDFGNTLARLAARGVAVRLTEWEAGSRCRPPAPDSKPGLIVPLTGANHINPRPALPPRPTPHVNGKPKPSPTPARGSAMTDPTALAQALSATQQSLAALQRMQEQAASLHRQFLESQEAAQRTLQALVEQQQALLMGSIGAGVALPPLPPPVVLPPLPPLVAYAPPAPVAAPVPRPAPVPNPVVPAAPKPTGNRDRIERTLLEVVAEKTGYPVGSLDLSQGLDTDLGVDSIKRVEILSALQEKLPDAPAVKPEHLGTLHTLKDVADFLGGGTAVAPVGDDDLTRTVPVGPEKLPLIVQAEPEKPADPAADVTRVLLEVVAEKTGYPVVSLDLTQSLDTDLGVDSIKRVEILSALQEKLPDAPAVKPEHLGTLHTLQDLANFLGGRKSFPVPEAPVTARMPIVPATDGGPSTFRTPVLAAPPTELSAPLTEQVTHIHPAAAPANGRTDSPRQSAGSTEKVDRSILQLVDLDTATPRSRVPVPAGAEVWVVGEPDALTDGVAERLAAAGFAARVMGWSGPGTNKPAAPLAGLVLLAPPTPWPDNTLNRRAFDWLHAVGGRLRQTGRQSGGAVFVTVARLDGAFGLNHLSPDTDPAAGGFAGLVKTARHEWPEVNCKAIDLDPAFDGPSAAAALAEEILAAGPLEVGVTATHRGTVELARTVRRAGGQPVGLGPKDVILVTGGGRGVTAEAAVALAETFGSTLILTGRTPPPSAEPDWLVGLTAEADIKKALAARLGPDAGPKQIGEQYGKVTAQREIRRTLARIETAGAKAEYFAVDAGDERAVADLLLKVRSKYRPVSAVVHGAGVLADRRIEDLTGDDFDRVYRTKVDGLRNLLDLLAHEDLKALVLFGSMTGRFGRTGQLAYACANEVLNKTAQVEARRRPGCRVVCVNWGPWEGGMVTPGLRRQFEAEGVGLIPLADGATFLVNELSAAGRAVEVLAMGKARAGGSGTVPVPAGFGTATPAPPGSGTHSAVPNPDLALAFERALDVDTHPVLRSHVLDGRAVLPMALHLEFLAHAALHGHPGLVFHGFNDLRITAGVKLDPGDSLAVRAYAGKAARQDKLFLVPVELRGKKKDGREVIKSRAEVILVSALPKPPAADRPPAVAPYPHPMADVYRDLLFHGPDLHGIERVDGVAELAITGAATTAPPPADWLTYPLRSQWVADPLVLDASFQLMILWSRHQHGAASLPNFAGRYRQFRRHFPDGPVTVVARVTRDNGTFARADIDYLDADGQVVAQLQDYECMMTDTLNAAFTRNKLGAVKA